The Lycium barbarum isolate Lr01 chromosome 9, ASM1917538v2, whole genome shotgun sequence genome has a segment encoding these proteins:
- the LOC132612230 gene encoding uncharacterized protein LOC132612230, with translation MAPAELRELKEHIQDLLDKGFIRPSVSYWGAPVLFVKNKDGSMRISIDYSQLEHEGHLRPLLEKLQEYMLYAKFLKREFWLDAVAFLGHVVSKDGILVDPKKIDVSVIAAPLLTRLTQKNVQFKWTKDCELSFRKLKKALTMAPVLTLPTGEEGYSVYCDASRVGLGCVLMQGGKVIAYVSRQLKNHEKNYPTLDLELVVVVFALKLWQHYLYGEPSIDIQRLANSGVRLDATPCGAILACVITQSSLIERVKAHQFKDRQFLKLKEQVEQGQTKRTTIDSYRVLWHDGRLCVLDVGDLRQTIMEEAHSSRYSIHTGATKMYQDLKKHFWWMRMKRNISDYVARCLNCQQVKYEHQKPGGLAQNLVIPEWKWERITMDFMVGLPRTLRRHNSVWVITNRLTKSTHFIPVQTTFTAERLARIYVREIVQLHGVPVSIISERGSQFTTQFWRSFQKALGTTIELSTTFHPHTYG, from the exons atggcaccagctgagttgaggGAGCTGAAAGAGCATATTCAAGATTTGcttgataagggcttcatcaggcccagtgtGTCATattggggtgctccagtgttgTTTGTCAAGAACAAGGATGGTTCCATGCGAATATCcattgactacag CCAGTTGGAGCATGAAGGTCATTTAAGGCCATTGTTAGAGAAGTTGCAAGAATACATGCTCTATGCCAAATTCTTAAAACGTGAGTTCTGGTTGGATGCTGTGGCATTTTTGGGTCACGTGGTTTCTAAAGATGGAATTCTAGTCGATCCAAAAAAGATTGAT GTTTCAGTCATAGCAGCACCACTGTTAACCAGATTGACGCAGAAGAATGTCCAGTTCAAGTGGACGAAGGATTGTGAGTTGAGTTTTCGGAAGCTCAAGAAAGCTTTGACTATGGCTCCAGTATTGACTTTGCCTACTGGTGAAGAAGGCTATtcagtgtattgtgatgcctcaagAGTAGGCTTAGGTTGTGTTCTGATGCAAGGAggcaaggtgattgcatatgtcTCCAGGCAGCTTAAGaatcacgagaagaactacccgactCTTGATTTAGAGTTAGTAGTAGTGGTCTTTGCCTTGAAGTTGTGGcaacattatttgtatggtgagccAT CCATAGATATTCAGCGGTTGGCCAATAGTGGTGTTAGACTTGATGCCACGCCCTGTGGAGCGATACTTGCGTGCGTGATTACACAGTCTTCTTTGATTGAGCGGGTCAAAGCTCATCAGTTCAAGGATCGCCAGTTTCTTAAGCTCAAAGAGCAAGTGGAGCAGGGACAGACTAAAAGAACGACTATCGACTCCTATAGAGTGCTATGGCATGATGGCAGACTATGTGTACTAGATGTGGGAGACCTGAGGCAGACTATTATGGAGGAAGCTCACAGTTCTCGTTATTCCATACATACTggagctacaaagatgtatcaagaCTTGAAGAAACATTTCTGGTGGATGAGGATGAAGAGAAACATATCTGATTATGTGGCTCGTtgtttgaattgccaacaggttaagtatgagcatcagaaacctggagGGTTAGCTCAGAATCTGgttattcccgagtggaagtgggagagaatcACTATGGATTTCATGGTAGGCTTGCCACGTACTCTGAGGAGACACAATTCAGTTTGGGTGATTACTAACAGACTTACCAAATCCACACATTTCATACCAGTTCAGACTACATTCACAGCAGAGCGGTTAGCACGAATATATGTCCGTGAGATAGTTCAGTTGCATGGCGTGCCTGTTTCTATCATTTCTGAAAGAGGATCACAGTTCACAACTCAGTTTTGGCGGTCTTTTCAGAAGGCTTTGGGTACTACAATTGAGctcagtacaacatttcatccgcacACTTATGGTTAG